From Cyanobium sp. ATX 6F1, a single genomic window includes:
- a CDS encoding DUF3721 domain-containing protein: protein MRPLLPPKLPRFWNLSVAALVLLGANGAQAQANDMFPTRSTAETHARELRCSGSFAMGREWMPCASFEAYQKAVSKEK, encoded by the coding sequence ATGCGTCCCTTGCTGCCCCCAAAGCTGCCTCGTTTCTGGAACCTGTCGGTGGCGGCTCTGGTGCTGCTCGGTGCCAACGGCGCTCAGGCCCAGGCCAATGACATGTTCCCCACCAGGTCCACTGCTGAGACGCACGCCAGGGAGCTCAGGTGCAGCGGCAGCTTCGCCATGGGCCGTGAGTGGATGCCCTGCGCCAGCTTCGAGGCCTACCAGAAGGCCGTGTCGAAGGAAAAGTGA